A stretch of the Leptotrichia sp. oral taxon 223 genome encodes the following:
- the purF gene encoding amidophosphoribosyltransferase — MFKSLNEECGVFGVFGHQEAARLTYYGLHSLQHRGQEAAGIVVSDGKRANGHRGPGLVSEVFNDDRIFNRLKGNSAIGHVRYATSGNSSGRNIQPFLFQFFDGSIALAHNGNLINAKTLKKDLEKQGAIFHSSSDTEVLVHLIRRSREKDFLSQLKDALRQVKGGFSFLVQTQTALYGAVDPFEFRPLILGKTKNGAYILASETCALEIVGAEFIRNIRSGEIIIIDENGYRIEKYTENTSTAIAAMEYVYFARPDSDISGVNVHKSRKRCGRRLAQEAPVEHADIIIGVPNSSLSAASGYAEEIGKPYEMGLIKNQYVARTFIQPTQELREQGVRMKLSAVKSVVKDKVVVMIDDSIVRGTTSSRIVQLLKEAGAKEVHVRIASPEFKFPIFYGIDVSKSSELISANKTVEEVREYIGADSLAFLSIDGLIESIGLDFDAPYTGLCMECFNGDYPAGLGDYEKEFYDSLTPIQEEALKKLEK, encoded by the coding sequence GTGTTTAAAAGTTTAAATGAAGAGTGTGGAGTTTTTGGCGTATTTGGACATCAGGAGGCGGCACGTCTAACTTATTATGGATTGCACAGCTTGCAGCACAGGGGGCAGGAAGCCGCAGGAATTGTGGTAAGTGATGGAAAGCGTGCAAATGGACATCGTGGGCCTGGATTAGTGTCAGAAGTATTCAACGATGATAGAATATTTAATCGTCTGAAAGGAAATAGTGCGATAGGACATGTCCGGTATGCAACTTCTGGAAACAGCAGCGGACGTAATATTCAGCCATTCTTGTTTCAATTTTTTGACGGAAGTATTGCTTTGGCGCACAATGGAAATTTAATTAATGCAAAAACATTAAAAAAAGATCTGGAAAAACAAGGTGCAATTTTTCATTCTTCATCTGATACAGAAGTGCTGGTTCATTTGATAAGAAGAAGCAGGGAAAAAGATTTTCTGAGCCAGCTAAAAGATGCATTACGCCAAGTAAAAGGTGGATTTTCTTTCTTAGTTCAAACTCAGACAGCACTGTATGGGGCAGTAGATCCGTTTGAATTCCGTCCTTTAATTTTAGGAAAAACAAAAAATGGAGCCTATATTTTGGCAAGCGAAACGTGTGCATTGGAAATCGTGGGAGCAGAATTTATTAGGAATATAAGATCTGGAGAAATAATTATTATTGATGAAAACGGATACAGGATAGAAAAATATACTGAAAATACTTCAACTGCCATTGCAGCAATGGAATATGTGTATTTTGCACGTCCAGACTCGGATATTTCTGGAGTAAATGTACATAAGTCACGTAAAAGATGTGGAAGAAGATTGGCACAGGAAGCTCCAGTTGAACACGCAGACATTATAATCGGAGTTCCCAACTCATCATTATCAGCGGCAAGCGGATATGCAGAAGAAATTGGAAAGCCTTATGAAATGGGATTAATCAAAAATCAATATGTAGCCCGTACTTTTATTCAGCCAACTCAAGAATTGCGCGAACAAGGTGTCAGAATGAAATTATCCGCTGTAAAAAGTGTTGTAAAAGACAAAGTTGTAGTTATGATAGATGACTCAATAGTCCGTGGAACAACTTCAAGCCGTATAGTTCAATTGTTAAAAGAAGCGGGAGCAAAGGAAGTACATGTCCGTATTGCATCTCCAGAATTTAAATTTCCTATTTTTTATGGAATAGATGTTTCAAAATCATCTGAATTAATTTCGGCAAATAAAACTGTTGAGGAAGTAAGAGAATATATAGGAGCAGATTCGCTTGCATTTCTTAGCATAGATGGGCTGATTGAGTCAATAGGGCTTGATTTTGACGCACCGTATACAGGGCTTTGCATGGAATGCTTTAATGGAGATTATCCAGCGGGATTGGGAGATTATGAAAAAGAATTTTATGATTCGTTGACGCCAATTCAAGAAGAGGCTTTGAAAAAATTAGAAAAATAA
- the purC gene encoding phosphoribosylaminoimidazolesuccinocarboxamide synthase, which produces MEKREKIYEGKAKSVFATDKADEIIMYFKDDATAFNGVKKDQLEDKGILNNKISTLLYGYLIKNGVKTHWIETLNEREQLCKKVEIVPLEVIIRNRATGSFVKRYGAEEGKIFKRPTFELSYKNDDLGDPLLNDDHALALELVTEKELAEIKEQTFLINDLLSKLFDKMNLILVDFKIEFGRDKDGNILLADEISPDSMRLWDKDTLKKLDKDRFRQDLGDVMGAYREVLRRLEKALAE; this is translated from the coding sequence ATGGAAAAAAGAGAAAAAATTTATGAAGGAAAAGCAAAATCAGTTTTTGCAACAGATAAAGCGGATGAAATAATTATGTACTTTAAGGATGATGCGACAGCTTTTAATGGAGTTAAAAAGGATCAATTGGAAGATAAAGGGATTTTGAATAATAAAATTTCTACGCTGCTTTATGGATATTTGATAAAAAATGGTGTAAAAACTCACTGGATTGAAACTTTGAATGAAAGGGAGCAATTATGTAAAAAGGTGGAAATTGTGCCTTTGGAAGTGATTATTAGAAATAGGGCAACTGGAAGTTTTGTGAAAAGATATGGAGCGGAAGAAGGGAAAATTTTTAAAAGACCTACATTTGAATTATCGTATAAAAATGATGATCTAGGAGATCCGCTATTGAATGATGATCACGCTTTGGCATTGGAACTGGTAACTGAAAAGGAATTAGCTGAAATTAAAGAGCAAACTTTTTTGATAAATGATTTACTGTCAAAATTATTTGATAAAATGAACTTGATCTTGGTGGATTTTAAAATTGAGTTTGGAAGAGATAAAGATGGGAATATTCTGCTGGCAGATGAAATAAGTCCAGATTCAATGAGATTGTGGGATAAGGATACGCTTAAAAAATTGGATAAGGATAGATTTAGACAGGATTTAGGAGATGTGATGGGGGCATATCGTGAAGTGTTGCGACGTTTAGAAAAAGCATTGGCAGAATAA
- the purE gene encoding 5-(carboxyamino)imidazole ribonucleotide mutase, whose product MKVAIFFGSQSDTEKMRGAANCLKEFGIGYEAYVLSAHRVPEKLEEVLADVEKRGAEVIIAGAGLAAHLPGVIASKTILPVVGVPLNGAIGGLDALYSIVQMPKSIPVATVGIDNSYNAGMLAVQILAVKYPEIKEELINFRKEMKAKFIADNEKKVEL is encoded by the coding sequence ATGAAAGTAGCAATATTTTTTGGAAGTCAGTCGGATACTGAAAAAATGAGAGGGGCTGCGAATTGCTTGAAGGAATTTGGGATTGGGTACGAGGCTTATGTACTGTCAGCTCACAGGGTTCCTGAAAAATTGGAGGAAGTTCTTGCGGATGTGGAAAAGAGAGGGGCTGAGGTGATTATCGCTGGAGCTGGGCTTGCGGCGCATTTACCAGGAGTTATTGCTTCAAAGACAATTCTTCCAGTTGTGGGGGTACCTTTAAATGGAGCGATTGGAGGACTGGACGCACTTTATTCAATTGTACAGATGCCAAAGTCTATTCCTGTGGCTACAGTTGGGATTGATAATTCGTATAATGCGGGGATGCTGGCTGTGCAGATTTTGGCGGTGAAATATCCTGAAATTAAGGAAGAACTGATTAATTTTAGAAAAGAGATGAAAGCTAAGTTTATTGCGGATAATGAGAAAAAAGTGGAATTATAA
- a CDS encoding phosphoribosylformylglycinamidine synthase, giving the protein MNYRIFVEKKEDFRVEAQNLFHDLKENIGIDGLLDVRVLNIYDVFNLGENDLEKLEKTVFSEINVDNVFRSFDEVFEKKDSENVYFSVEFLPGQYDQRADSAIQCVNLLIDEDNDINVKSGKLIILYGKISPDELAKIKKYYINEVEAREKDLNVLIENVETENTDDVIVYEGFIEKTKEEIESLKNELELAMTVNDLLFIQEYFKNEEKRNPTETEIRVLDTYWSDHCRHTTFETIIDDIKIENETYKNIIEKAINEYLESREYVHADRISKKPMTLMDLATIFGKEQRKNGNLPDLEVSDEINACSIYIDVPIERIDEDGKKNTVTEKWILQFKNETHNHPTEIEPFGGASTCIGGAIRDPLSGRTYVYQAVRISGSADPTEKIEDTMAGKLPQKVITQVAAHGFSSYGNQIGLATTHVNEIYDEGYKAKRMELGLVVGAAPAENIIREKPENGDIVILLGGRTGRDGIGGATGSSKEHTTESSEKSSAEVQKGNAIVERKIQRLFRNRNVTKLIKKCNDFGAGGVSVAIGELADGLEIDLNKVRVKYIGLNGTELAISESQERMAVVIEKQNLDKFIEFANEENLEAYQVAEINDSNRLVMKYNGKAIVDISRDFLNTNGAPSNINITIENTPKLNLNREIEGNDFRSKFINNLKDLNVASQRGLGETFDSTIGATTVLMPFGGKYQLTPAEVSVQKVSVINAETDVASMVGYGYNPYVAKQSTFHGGAYAVIESMAKVVAGGGNYKNIRFTFQEYFERLGQDSKKWGKPLSALLGALHIQKAFGLPSIGGKDSMSGTFNEISVPPTLVSFAVSVTDAENVISSEFKKAGNNVYLITTPNDENDLPKLDELKANFDFITENIRNKKIVSAMAVKNGGIAESIAKMTFGNKLGVDVTAQIGENDWFKVNYGAFIVETAENIDYKNAVLLGKVADEAKITINETAFDLDELIGNWESKLEKIFPTRKEVAKEHEIAHCEGLKYEKLKKIEHENIISNISNTYAKPRVFIPVFPGTNSEYDLERAFNREGGFAKIGVFNNLSHNNILNSIDNFVKEINNSQILMLPGGFSAGDEPDGSAKFMVAVLKNKKVKEAVENLLKRDGLILGICNGFQALIKSGLLPYGEIRELNETSPTLTFNTIDKHMSKIVQTKIITNNSPWLSDMKEGDIHSVAISHGEGRIIITEEQYKKLFENNQIATKYVGLDGNSTMDSQFNPNGSYYAIEGMLAHNGRIFGKMGHSERKGKNVYKNIYGNKEQNIFRNGIKFFK; this is encoded by the coding sequence ATGAATTATAGAATCTTTGTGGAAAAAAAAGAAGATTTTAGAGTGGAAGCACAGAATTTGTTTCATGACTTGAAGGAGAATATCGGGATAGATGGACTTTTGGATGTAAGAGTCTTGAATATTTATGATGTGTTTAACTTGGGTGAAAACGATTTGGAAAAATTGGAAAAGACTGTGTTTTCGGAAATAAATGTTGACAATGTTTTTAGATCGTTTGATGAAGTGTTTGAAAAAAAAGATTCAGAAAATGTGTATTTCTCAGTGGAATTTTTGCCAGGGCAATATGATCAGAGAGCGGATTCTGCAATTCAATGTGTAAATTTATTGATTGATGAAGATAATGACATTAACGTAAAAAGTGGGAAATTGATAATTTTATACGGAAAAATTTCTCCTGATGAGCTTGCGAAAATAAAAAAATATTATATAAATGAAGTTGAGGCAAGGGAAAAAGATTTAAACGTTCTAATTGAAAATGTTGAAACCGAAAATACAGATGATGTTATTGTTTATGAAGGATTTATTGAAAAAACAAAAGAGGAAATTGAAAGTCTTAAAAATGAATTGGAATTAGCAATGACTGTAAACGACTTGTTGTTTATTCAGGAATATTTTAAAAATGAAGAAAAAAGAAATCCTACGGAAACTGAAATTCGAGTGCTGGACACTTACTGGAGCGATCATTGCCGACACACAACTTTTGAAACAATTATTGATGATATAAAAATTGAAAATGAAACCTACAAAAATATTATCGAAAAGGCTATTAATGAGTATTTGGAAAGCAGGGAATATGTTCATGCTGACAGAATTTCTAAAAAGCCAATGACTCTTATGGATCTTGCTACAATTTTTGGAAAAGAGCAGAGAAAAAATGGTAATTTGCCAGATTTGGAAGTTTCGGATGAAATAAATGCGTGTTCGATTTATATTGATGTGCCTATTGAAAGAATTGATGAGGATGGGAAAAAGAATACTGTTACTGAAAAATGGATTTTGCAGTTTAAAAATGAAACTCATAATCATCCGACAGAAATTGAGCCGTTTGGAGGGGCTTCTACTTGTATTGGTGGAGCAATCCGTGATCCGTTATCTGGAAGAACTTACGTTTATCAGGCTGTGAGAATTAGTGGTTCTGCTGATCCGACTGAAAAAATTGAGGATACAATGGCTGGGAAATTGCCACAAAAGGTTATTACACAAGTAGCTGCACACGGATTTTCTTCTTACGGAAATCAGATTGGGCTTGCAACAACTCATGTGAATGAAATTTACGATGAAGGATATAAGGCTAAAAGAATGGAACTGGGACTTGTCGTGGGAGCAGCACCTGCTGAAAATATTATTCGTGAAAAGCCTGAAAATGGAGATATTGTAATTTTACTTGGTGGAAGAACTGGAAGGGACGGAATTGGAGGGGCGACTGGCTCATCTAAGGAACATACAACTGAATCTTCTGAAAAATCAAGTGCCGAAGTGCAAAAAGGAAATGCAATAGTTGAAAGAAAAATTCAAAGACTTTTCAGAAACAGAAATGTTACAAAATTAATTAAAAAATGTAATGATTTTGGAGCTGGAGGAGTTTCAGTCGCAATCGGAGAACTGGCTGATGGGCTTGAAATTGACTTGAATAAGGTAAGAGTGAAATATATTGGATTAAATGGTACGGAACTTGCTATTTCAGAGTCGCAAGAAAGAATGGCTGTTGTTATTGAAAAACAAAACTTGGATAAATTTATAGAATTTGCAAACGAGGAAAACCTGGAAGCATATCAAGTAGCTGAAATTAATGATTCAAACAGGCTTGTTATGAAATACAATGGAAAAGCGATTGTTGATATTTCAAGAGATTTCCTAAATACAAATGGAGCTCCTTCAAATATCAATATTACAATTGAAAATACACCAAAATTGAATTTAAACAGAGAAATTGAAGGAAATGACTTTAGAAGTAAATTTATAAATAACCTGAAAGACTTGAATGTAGCTTCACAAAGAGGATTGGGTGAAACTTTTGATTCAACAATTGGAGCAACTACTGTATTAATGCCATTTGGTGGGAAATATCAGTTGACTCCTGCGGAAGTTTCGGTACAGAAAGTGTCAGTAATTAATGCGGAAACTGATGTTGCCTCAATGGTTGGATATGGATATAATCCTTATGTTGCAAAACAAAGCACATTCCATGGCGGTGCTTACGCTGTGATTGAGTCAATGGCAAAAGTTGTTGCTGGCGGAGGAAACTACAAAAATATCAGATTTACATTCCAGGAATATTTTGAAAGATTGGGGCAGGATTCCAAAAAATGGGGTAAACCATTATCAGCATTATTAGGAGCATTGCACATCCAAAAAGCCTTTGGATTGCCATCAATTGGTGGAAAAGACTCAATGAGCGGAACATTTAATGAAATTTCTGTGCCACCAACATTGGTATCATTTGCAGTAAGTGTTACAGATGCTGAAAATGTAATTTCTAGCGAATTTAAAAAGGCTGGAAACAATGTGTACTTGATTACAACGCCAAATGATGAAAATGATTTGCCAAAACTTGATGAATTAAAGGCAAACTTTGATTTTATAACTGAAAATATAAGAAATAAAAAAATTGTATCTGCTATGGCTGTGAAAAATGGTGGAATTGCAGAAAGCATTGCAAAAATGACATTTGGAAATAAGCTTGGTGTGGATGTTACGGCGCAAATTGGTGAAAATGACTGGTTTAAAGTGAATTATGGAGCATTTATTGTGGAAACTGCTGAAAATATTGATTATAAAAATGCAGTTTTACTTGGGAAAGTTGCAGATGAAGCGAAAATTACCATAAATGAAACAGCTTTTGATTTGGATGAGTTGATCGGAAATTGGGAAAGTAAGCTTGAAAAAATCTTCCCAACAAGAAAAGAAGTGGCAAAAGAGCATGAAATTGCACATTGTGAAGGCTTAAAATATGAAAAATTGAAAAAAATTGAGCATGAAAATATAATTAGCAACATTTCAAATACTTATGCAAAACCGAGAGTATTTATCCCAGTATTTCCAGGAACAAATTCAGAATACGACTTGGAAAGGGCATTTAACCGTGAGGGAGGATTTGCCAAAATTGGAGTGTTTAACAACTTGTCGCACAATAATATTTTAAATTCGATTGATAACTTTGTTAAAGAAATTAATAATTCACAGATTTTAATGCTACCAGGAGGATTTAGTGCAGGAGACGAGCCAGATGGTTCTGCTAAATTCATGGTTGCTGTTTTAAAAAATAAAAAAGTAAAAGAAGCAGTAGAAAACTTACTAAAACGTGACGGATTAATTTTAGGAATTTGTAACGGTTTCCAAGCATTGATAAAATCAGGATTACTTCCTTATGGGGAAATTCGTGAATTGAACGAAACTTCACCAACATTGACTTTTAACACAATTGACAAGCATATGTCAAAAATTGTACAGACAAAAATTATTACAAATAACTCGCCTTGGCTTTCTGATATGAAAGAGGGAGATATTCACTCTGTTGCGATTTCTCACGGTGAAGGAAGAATCATTATTACAGAAGAACAATATAAAAAATTATTTGAAAATAATCAAATTGCAACAAAGTACGTTGGTTTAGATGGAAACTCAACAATGGATTCCCAATTTAATCCAAACGGTTCATATTATGCAATTGAAGGAATGCTTGCCCACAATGGAAGAATTTTTGGGAAAATGGGACATTCTGAAAGAAAAGGCAAGAATGTTTATAAAAATATTTATGGGAATAAGGAACAAAATATCTTTAGAAATGGAATAAAATTTTTTAAATAG
- a CDS encoding DNA-3-methyladenine glycosylase has translation MGKSGNMQEIERFFKQDTVTLAKDLLGKLIIVKKNDEILGGYIVETEAYLGVVDRACHGFEGKRTPKVEALFGKAGTVYIYTMHTHKMLNIVSCEEGNPQAVLIRGIEPVINIERMIENRGKDGILVSNGPGKLTKAMGISDGFNKCRICEIRKNLSKISKKLTYNSENMDENVLYTDFENSKIPKNIEVSARIGIPNKGIWTKKELRYFVAGNKYVSGMKKTEFKDDCWK, from the coding sequence ATGGGGAAAAGTGGTAATATGCAAGAAATAGAAAGATTTTTTAAGCAAGATACAGTTACACTTGCCAAAGATTTACTGGGGAAATTAATAATTGTGAAAAAGAATGATGAGATATTAGGGGGATATATTGTGGAAACGGAGGCTTATTTAGGGGTAGTGGACAGGGCTTGTCACGGATTTGAAGGAAAACGGACTCCAAAAGTTGAGGCTCTGTTTGGAAAAGCGGGGACGGTTTATATTTATACGATGCATACGCATAAAATGCTGAATATTGTCAGCTGTGAAGAAGGAAATCCGCAGGCAGTGCTGATTAGAGGCATTGAACCTGTAATTAATATTGAAAGAATGATAGAAAACAGGGGAAAAGACGGGATTCTGGTTAGTAATGGGCCGGGGAAATTGACAAAGGCTATGGGGATTAGCGATGGGTTTAATAAGTGCAGGATTTGTGAAATCAGGAAAAATTTGAGTAAAATATCAAAAAAATTGACTTATAATAGTGAAAATATGGATGAAAATGTGCTGTATACTGATTTTGAAAATAGTAAAATTCCAAAAAATATTGAAGTTTCAGCAAGAATAGGAATTCCAAATAAGGGGATTTGGACAAAAAAGGAATTGCGGTATTTTGTAGCGGGAAATAAGTATGTTTCCGGAATGAAAAAGACAGAATTTAAGGATGATTGCTGGAAATAA
- the hpf gene encoding ribosome hibernation-promoting factor, HPF/YfiA family codes for MKIIISGKQLKITDAIKNYTEEKIRKISKYSDAITEVDVVLTVEDTKSEGPVHKADGLVFASGTKIKIEAEDKDLYAAIDELSDRLERQVRKYKEKQKDHNKKGSH; via the coding sequence ATGAAAATCATTATTAGCGGAAAACAACTTAAAATTACAGACGCAATCAAAAACTATACTGAAGAAAAAATAAGAAAAATTTCTAAGTATTCGGATGCTATCACAGAAGTCGATGTTGTTCTGACAGTCGAAGACACAAAATCTGAAGGACCTGTTCATAAAGCCGACGGATTAGTTTTTGCAAGTGGTACAAAAATAAAAATAGAAGCTGAAGACAAAGACTTATACGCAGCAATTGATGAATTATCTGACAGATTAGAAAGACAAGTTAGAAAATATAAAGAAAAACAAAAAGACCATAATAAAAAAGGTTCACATTAA
- a CDS encoding sodium:alanine symporter family protein, with protein MLEIIKNFNEFFWGVILTVLLVGTGLFYTLRLKFIQVREFKSGLKQLTSGFDLSGEKADKNGMSSFQALATAIAAQVGTGNLAGAATAIVSGGPGAIFWMWVSAFFGMATIYSEAVLSQIFKQKKDGEMTGGPAYYIETLFNGRKPAKFLAGFFAVSCVLALGFMGNAVQANSVGDAFNNAFHIPAVITGIFLAILAGFIFFGGVKRIASFTEKVVPVMAVLYVAICVFIIALNIKDTGLAFKAIFINAFSTKAVLGGFAGVGIQKAIRFGVARGLFSNEAGMGSTPHAHAIAKVKNPEDQGHVAIVTVFIDTFVILTLSALVILIADKRADGLGISLTQHAFYAVLGHFGVIFVAVALFFFAFSTIIGWYFFGEANVKYLFGRKALNLYRILVMACIIAGSLQKVKLVWELADMFNGLMVIPNLIALIGLHKLVVEVTKKDPLLKD; from the coding sequence ATGTTAGAAATTATTAAGAATTTTAATGAATTTTTTTGGGGAGTTATTTTAACTGTACTGTTAGTTGGAACTGGGCTATTTTATACACTTAGGTTAAAATTTATTCAAGTGAGGGAATTTAAGAGCGGTTTGAAACAATTGACAAGCGGATTTGATTTGAGTGGGGAAAAGGCGGATAAAAATGGGATGTCGTCATTTCAGGCTTTGGCAACCGCCATTGCGGCACAAGTTGGAACTGGAAACCTTGCGGGAGCGGCAACAGCAATTGTGTCTGGTGGCCCTGGAGCAATATTCTGGATGTGGGTAAGTGCTTTTTTTGGAATGGCGACTATTTATTCAGAAGCGGTATTAAGTCAGATTTTTAAACAGAAAAAAGACGGGGAGATGACAGGAGGACCTGCTTACTATATAGAAACTTTGTTTAATGGAAGAAAGCCTGCTAAATTTCTGGCAGGATTTTTTGCGGTTTCGTGTGTTTTGGCTTTAGGATTTATGGGAAATGCAGTTCAGGCAAATTCAGTGGGAGATGCTTTTAACAACGCTTTTCATATACCGGCAGTTATAACAGGTATATTTTTAGCAATTTTGGCTGGATTTATATTTTTTGGGGGAGTAAAAAGAATTGCTTCATTTACCGAAAAAGTAGTGCCTGTTATGGCAGTTTTATATGTTGCAATATGTGTATTCATTATTGCATTGAATATTAAAGATACAGGTTTGGCATTTAAAGCAATTTTTATCAATGCTTTTTCAACGAAAGCCGTTCTAGGTGGATTTGCGGGAGTTGGAATACAGAAGGCAATAAGATTTGGAGTGGCAAGGGGGCTGTTCTCGAATGAGGCTGGAATGGGTTCAACACCGCATGCCCATGCTATTGCAAAGGTTAAAAATCCTGAAGATCAGGGACATGTGGCAATTGTTACAGTTTTTATCGACACATTTGTAATTTTGACATTGTCAGCATTGGTAATATTAATTGCAGATAAAAGGGCTGATGGACTAGGGATTTCATTGACACAACATGCGTTTTATGCAGTGTTAGGGCATTTCGGGGTAATATTTGTTGCGGTTGCGTTGTTCTTTTTTGCTTTTTCTACAATAATTGGATGGTATTTTTTTGGAGAAGCCAATGTGAAATATCTTTTCGGTAGGAAAGCGCTTAATCTTTATAGAATTTTAGTAATGGCCTGTATAATTGCAGGTTCGCTTCAAAAAGTAAAACTAGTGTGGGAACTGGCTGATATGTTTAACGGGCTTATGGTAATTCCGAATCTGATAGCGTTGATTGGGCTGCATAAGCTGGTAGTTGAGGTTACAAAGAAGGATCCGCTGCTGAAGGACTGA
- the purH gene encoding bifunctional phosphoribosylaminoimidazolecarboxamide formyltransferase/IMP cyclohydrolase, translating to MKKRALISVFDKTGILEFAQFLNQKGVEIISTGGTYKFLKENGLSVIDVSEVTKFKEMLDGRVKTLHPNIHGGILAIRDNKEHMDTIAKEGIQTIDYVVVNLYPFFREVQTDKTFDEKIEFIDIGGPTMLRSAAKSFKDVTVICETEDYAKVMEEIENNGEVSFETKKRLAGKVFNLTSAYDAAISNFLMEEEYPKYLNVSYEKKFDLRYGENPHQSAAYYVSTTENGSMKDFVQLNGKELSFNNIRDMDIAWKVANEFDEIACCAVKHSTPCGVAVADDVFTAYKKAHDCDPVSIFGGIVAINREIDARTAQELHKIFLEIVIAPAFTDEALEILKSKKNLRVIKCEVAKPQDKVEYVKVDGGILVQQTNRKMIDNMEVVTKKQPTEQELKDMELGMKVVKHVKSNAIVVVKDGAATGVGTGQTNRIWATQHALEHAKGDLDSLGGAVLASDAFFPFRDCVDEAAKYGIKAVVQPGGSIRDKESIEAADEHGMTMAFTGIRHFKH from the coding sequence ATGAAAAAAAGAGCTTTGATTAGTGTTTTTGATAAGACTGGGATATTGGAATTTGCACAGTTTTTAAATCAAAAAGGTGTGGAAATTATTTCGACTGGAGGGACTTACAAGTTTTTGAAGGAAAACGGGCTTTCTGTAATAGATGTTTCAGAAGTTACAAAGTTTAAAGAAATGCTGGATGGTAGGGTAAAAACATTACATCCGAATATTCATGGTGGAATTTTGGCGATTAGGGACAATAAGGAGCATATGGATACGATTGCAAAAGAAGGAATACAAACAATTGATTATGTTGTTGTTAATCTTTATCCGTTTTTCAGGGAAGTTCAGACAGATAAGACTTTTGATGAAAAAATCGAATTTATCGATATAGGCGGGCCTACAATGCTTCGTTCGGCTGCAAAATCATTCAAGGACGTTACAGTTATCTGTGAAACAGAAGATTATGCGAAAGTTATGGAAGAAATTGAAAATAATGGGGAAGTTTCATTTGAAACGAAAAAAAGACTGGCTGGGAAAGTATTTAACTTGACATCGGCTTATGATGCGGCTATTTCTAATTTCTTGATGGAAGAGGAGTATCCGAAATACTTGAATGTTTCGTATGAAAAGAAATTTGACTTGAGATATGGGGAAAATCCTCACCAGTCGGCTGCATACTATGTTTCAACTACCGAAAATGGAAGCATGAAGGATTTTGTCCAGTTAAATGGAAAAGAATTGTCGTTTAATAATATCAGGGATATGGATATTGCTTGGAAAGTGGCAAATGAATTTGATGAAATTGCCTGCTGTGCTGTAAAACACTCGACTCCTTGCGGTGTGGCAGTTGCAGATGATGTTTTCACAGCCTACAAGAAAGCCCATGATTGTGATCCAGTGTCAATTTTTGGTGGAATCGTTGCGATTAATAGAGAAATTGACGCAAGAACTGCACAGGAACTGCACAAAATTTTCCTAGAAATCGTTATTGCTCCGGCATTTACTGATGAAGCTCTGGAAATATTAAAATCCAAGAAAAATTTGAGAGTAATAAAATGCGAAGTTGCAAAACCTCAGGATAAAGTGGAATATGTAAAAGTTGATGGTGGAATATTAGTTCAGCAGACAAACCGAAAAATGATTGACAATATGGAAGTTGTAACTAAAAAACAGCCAACAGAGCAAGAATTAAAAGACATGGAACTTGGAATGAAAGTCGTAAAACACGTAAAATCAAATGCAATCGTGGTAGTAAAAGATGGAGCGGCAACAGGAGTTGGAACAGGACAGACAAACAGAATCTGGGCAACTCAGCACGCACTTGAACACGCCAAAGGAGACTTAGATTCATTAGGAGGAGCAGTTTTGGCATCAGACGCATTTTTCCCGTTCAGAGACTGTGTAGATGAAGCTGCTAAATACGGTATCAAAGCTGTAGTACAGCCAGGTGGATCAATTAGGGATAAAGAATCAATTGAGGCTGCTGATGAGCATGGAATGACAATGGCATTTACTGGAATTAGACATTTTAAACATTAA